One Microbacterium sp. W4I20 DNA window includes the following coding sequences:
- a CDS encoding pyridoxal phosphate-dependent aminotransferase, producing the protein MTERAPLSRKLSAIAESATLKVDAKAKALKAEGKDVVSYAAGEPDFATPQFIVDAAAEALADPANYRYTPAAGLPALREAIAAKTLRDSGLEVSPSQVIVTNGGKQSVYQAFQAVVNPGDEVLLPAPYWTTYPEAIRLADGTPVEVFAGAEQEYKVTVEQLEAARTERTTALVFVSPSNPTGSVYTADETKAIGEWALEHGIWIISDEIYQNLTYASSGSGTAVKATSIVEAVPEVAGQTILVNGVAKTYAMTGWRVGWMVGPVDAIKIAGNLQSHLSSNVNNVAQKAAIAALNGPQTEAEQMREAFDRRRTLIVSELSKIDGLVVPNPLGAFYVYPDVQGLLGRTWGGVTPTTSLELADLILEQAEVAVVPGEAFGPSGYIRMSYALGDDQLLEGVQRLQRLFS; encoded by the coding sequence GTGACCGAACGCGCTCCCCTCTCCCGCAAACTGTCCGCGATCGCCGAATCCGCGACCCTCAAGGTCGACGCCAAGGCGAAGGCTCTCAAGGCCGAAGGCAAGGATGTCGTCTCCTACGCCGCCGGCGAGCCCGACTTCGCGACGCCGCAGTTCATCGTGGATGCCGCAGCCGAGGCTCTCGCCGACCCGGCCAACTACCGGTACACCCCGGCAGCAGGCCTTCCCGCTCTGCGCGAGGCGATCGCGGCGAAGACGCTCCGCGACTCGGGACTCGAGGTCTCCCCCAGCCAGGTCATCGTCACGAACGGCGGCAAGCAGTCCGTCTACCAGGCCTTCCAGGCGGTCGTGAACCCGGGCGACGAGGTCCTGCTCCCCGCCCCGTACTGGACCACGTACCCCGAGGCGATCCGCCTCGCCGACGGCACCCCGGTCGAGGTGTTCGCCGGAGCCGAGCAGGAGTACAAGGTCACCGTCGAGCAGCTCGAGGCCGCCCGCACGGAGCGCACGACCGCGCTCGTGTTCGTGTCACCGTCGAACCCCACCGGATCCGTCTACACCGCCGACGAGACCAAGGCGATCGGCGAGTGGGCGCTCGAGCACGGCATCTGGATCATCAGCGATGAGATCTATCAGAACCTCACCTATGCTTCGTCAGGCTCAGGAACCGCCGTCAAGGCGACGTCCATCGTCGAGGCCGTGCCCGAGGTCGCCGGCCAGACGATCCTCGTGAACGGGGTCGCCAAGACCTACGCCATGACCGGGTGGCGCGTGGGCTGGATGGTCGGCCCGGTCGACGCCATCAAGATCGCCGGCAACCTGCAGTCGCACCTGTCGAGCAACGTGAACAACGTCGCTCAGAAGGCGGCGATCGCGGCACTCAACGGGCCGCAGACCGAGGCCGAGCAGATGCGCGAGGCCTTCGACCGCCGCCGCACGCTCATCGTGTCGGAGCTGTCGAAGATCGACGGCCTCGTCGTGCCGAACCCGCTCGGCGCCTTCTACGTCTACCCCGATGTGCAGGGCCTGCTCGGTCGCACCTGGGGCGGCGTGACCCCGACGACGTCGCTCGAGCTCGCCGATCTCATCCTCGAGCAGGCCGAGGTCGCGGTCGTCCCGGGCGAGGCGTTCGGCCCGTCGGGCTACATCCGCATGTCGTACGCGCTCGGCGACGACCAGCTCCTCGAGGGCGTGCAGCGCCTGCAGCGACTGTTCTCCTGA
- the ald gene encoding alanine dehydrogenase, translated as MKIGVPTEVKNNENRVALTPAGADRLVHEGHRVLVQSGAGVGSRIDDDAYRAAGAEIVPTAAEAWGEADLVIKVKEPIAQEYGFLRPDLTLFTYLHLAADRALTTALIDAGTTAVAYETVQLPDRSLPLLIPMSEIAGRLSVTMGSYSLLRSNGGRGTLLGGIAGTPRAKTVVIGGGVAGEHAAANALGLGSKVTVIDISLPRLRELEHRYGGALETRASSRYDIAEELATADLVIGSVLIPGAAAPKLVTDEMVAGMKSGAVLVDIAIDQGGCFEGSRPTTHDDPTFAVHDAIYYCVANMPGAVPETATRALTNATLPYVSAIAGKGWERAASEDQALAKGLNVQGGRITLDAVAQAHGFATA; from the coding sequence ATGAAGATCGGCGTGCCCACCGAGGTCAAGAACAACGAGAACCGCGTCGCCCTGACTCCGGCCGGTGCTGACCGCCTGGTTCACGAGGGTCACCGCGTGCTGGTGCAGTCCGGCGCAGGCGTGGGGTCGCGCATCGACGACGACGCGTACCGTGCCGCCGGCGCCGAGATCGTTCCGACTGCCGCCGAGGCGTGGGGCGAGGCGGATCTGGTGATCAAGGTCAAGGAGCCGATCGCCCAGGAGTACGGCTTCCTGCGCCCCGACCTGACGCTCTTCACCTACCTCCACCTCGCCGCGGACCGCGCGCTGACCACGGCTCTGATCGACGCCGGCACGACCGCCGTGGCCTACGAGACGGTGCAACTGCCCGACCGCAGCCTTCCCCTCCTCATCCCGATGAGCGAGATCGCCGGCCGCCTCTCGGTCACGATGGGTTCCTACTCGCTGCTGCGCTCCAACGGTGGGCGCGGCACGCTGCTCGGCGGCATCGCCGGCACCCCTCGCGCGAAGACCGTCGTGATCGGCGGCGGTGTCGCGGGAGAGCACGCCGCGGCGAACGCCCTCGGCCTCGGCTCGAAGGTCACCGTGATCGACATCTCGCTGCCGCGCCTGCGCGAGCTCGAGCACCGCTACGGCGGGGCATTGGAGACTCGCGCCTCGAGCCGCTACGACATCGCGGAGGAGCTCGCGACGGCCGACCTCGTGATCGGCTCCGTGCTGATCCCCGGCGCTGCTGCCCCGAAGCTCGTCACCGACGAGATGGTCGCCGGCATGAAGTCGGGAGCCGTGCTCGTCGACATCGCGATCGACCAGGGCGGATGCTTCGAGGGCTCCCGTCCGACCACGCACGACGACCCGACTTTCGCGGTGCACGACGCCATCTACTACTGCGTCGCGAACATGCCCGGCGCCGTGCCCGAGACGGCGACCCGCGCCCTGACCAACGCGACGCTGCCCTACGTGTCCGCGATCGCCGGCAAGGGCTGGGAGCGCGCGGCATCCGAGGATCAGGCACTCGCGAAGGGGCTCAACGTGCAGGGCGGACGCATCACTCTGGATGCTGTCGCCCAGGCCCACGGCTTCGCGACCGCCTGA
- a CDS encoding Lrp/AsnC family transcriptional regulator yields METAASAPETNTLRAPALDAIDTRIVRLLSTDGRMTNAELAGHLGVAPSTAHARLRALVDRGVISGFHASVDERMLGAGLQAVIGVTLRPSGRRESIVEFAERVRVLPQVIQLFFLGGDDDFLLHIAVADSSEMREFVLEHLSAQSSVASTRTSIVFDYHRNSVAASFT; encoded by the coding sequence ATGGAGACTGCTGCATCGGCCCCGGAGACGAATACTCTTCGGGCCCCCGCACTGGACGCGATCGACACCAGGATCGTGCGATTGCTCTCCACAGACGGGCGGATGACGAACGCCGAGTTGGCGGGTCACCTCGGGGTCGCGCCGTCGACCGCCCATGCGCGCCTCCGCGCCCTCGTCGACCGGGGCGTCATCAGCGGATTCCACGCGAGTGTCGACGAACGGATGCTGGGCGCAGGACTCCAGGCCGTCATCGGAGTCACGCTGCGCCCGAGCGGGCGCCGGGAGAGCATCGTCGAGTTCGCGGAGCGCGTCCGCGTGCTGCCGCAGGTGATCCAGCTGTTCTTCCTCGGCGGCGATGACGACTTCCTGCTGCACATCGCGGTCGCGGACTCCTCGGAGATGCGCGAGTTCGTGCTCGAGCACCTCTCAGCGCAGAGCAGTGTCGCCTCGACGCGCACCAGCATCGTGTTCGACTATCACCGCAACTCGGTCGCGGCGTCGTTCACCTGA
- the aceB gene encoding malate synthase A: MTTPTTTAPIQTTQQGPAITVTGPLRDRYEEILTPEAVAFLTELHHRFASRRHDRLADRMRRRFEIGNGHDPRFRDDTRHIRDDADWRVAGAGPGLEDRRVEITGPTDPKMTINALNSGARVWLADQEDATSPTWKNVIEGQLSLRDAIRGELSYTNADGREYRVTAERTPTIVMRPRGWHLPEKHVQFIDRAGRRTAASGSLVDFGLYFLHNAQALIDGGRGPYFYIAKLESSEEAKLWDDVFSFSEEYIGIPHGTIRATVLIETLPAAFEMDEILYELRDHCAGLNAGRWDYIFSIIKNYRGRGARFVLPDRSEVTMTVPFMRAYTDLLVQTCHKRGAFAIGGMSASIPNRRDPEVTARAIEKVSADKKREAGDGFDGTWVAHPDLIATAQAEFDAVLGDRPNQVDRQRDDVHVEARDLLDLRIGSAVTDRGVRDNVSVAIRYLEAWLRGLGAVAIDNLMEDAATAEISRSQVWQWIHQDRTTQDGTPITVEYVEGLIAQVLGMATRSAGDRFDDAAEIFREVALREEFPTFLTLGAYSRFLVDED; encoded by the coding sequence ATGACCACTCCCACCACCACCGCTCCCATCCAGACCACTCAGCAGGGTCCGGCGATCACCGTCACCGGCCCTCTCCGCGACCGCTACGAGGAGATCCTCACGCCGGAGGCCGTCGCGTTCCTCACCGAGCTGCATCACCGTTTCGCGTCGCGTCGCCATGACCGGCTCGCCGACCGGATGCGCCGCCGCTTCGAGATCGGCAACGGGCACGACCCGCGCTTCCGTGACGACACCCGTCACATCCGCGACGATGCGGACTGGCGCGTGGCCGGTGCAGGTCCCGGGCTCGAGGACCGCCGCGTCGAGATCACCGGTCCGACCGATCCGAAGATGACGATCAACGCGCTGAACTCCGGCGCGCGGGTCTGGCTCGCCGACCAGGAGGATGCCACCAGCCCCACCTGGAAGAACGTCATCGAGGGGCAGCTGTCGCTCCGCGACGCGATCCGCGGCGAGCTCTCCTACACGAACGCCGACGGTCGTGAGTACCGCGTCACCGCCGAGCGCACGCCCACGATCGTGATGCGCCCGCGCGGCTGGCATCTGCCCGAAAAGCACGTGCAGTTCATCGATCGGGCGGGCCGCCGCACCGCGGCATCCGGCTCGCTGGTCGACTTCGGGCTCTACTTCCTGCACAACGCGCAGGCACTGATCGACGGCGGGCGCGGTCCGTACTTCTACATCGCCAAGCTCGAGTCGAGCGAGGAGGCGAAGCTGTGGGACGACGTCTTCTCGTTCAGCGAGGAGTACATCGGCATCCCGCACGGCACGATCCGCGCGACGGTGCTCATCGAAACGCTGCCCGCAGCCTTCGAGATGGACGAGATCCTCTACGAGCTGCGCGACCACTGCGCCGGCCTCAACGCCGGACGCTGGGACTACATCTTCTCGATCATCAAGAACTACCGTGGCCGCGGCGCACGCTTCGTGCTCCCCGACCGCAGCGAGGTCACGATGACCGTGCCGTTCATGCGGGCGTACACCGATCTGCTGGTGCAGACCTGCCACAAGCGGGGAGCCTTCGCGATCGGCGGCATGAGTGCGTCCATCCCGAACCGCCGCGACCCCGAAGTGACCGCCCGCGCGATCGAGAAGGTGTCGGCCGACAAGAAGCGCGAGGCCGGCGACGGCTTCGACGGCACCTGGGTGGCGCATCCCGACCTGATCGCGACTGCGCAGGCCGAGTTCGACGCGGTGCTGGGCGATCGGCCCAACCAGGTCGACCGGCAGCGCGACGACGTGCACGTCGAGGCGCGCGACCTGCTCGACCTGCGGATCGGCAGCGCGGTCACCGATCGGGGCGTTCGTGACAACGTGTCCGTCGCGATCCGCTACCTGGAGGCCTGGTTGCGCGGCCTCGGCGCGGTCGCGATCGACAACCTGATGGAGGATGCTGCAACGGCCGAGATCAGCCGCTCGCAGGTGTGGCAGTGGATCCACCAGGACCGCACGACCCAGGACGGCACACCGATCACCGTGGAGTACGTCGAGGGCCTCATCGCCCAGGTGCTCGGCATGGCGACCCGGAGCGCCGGGGATCGGTTCGATGACGCAGCGGAGATCTTCCGCGAGGTCGCGCTGCGGGAGGAGTTCCCCACCTTCCTGACCCTGGGCGCATACAGCCGGTTCCTCGTCGACGAGGACTGA
- the aceA gene encoding isocitrate lyase, translating into MTNTTGTPAPRPAGLRAGDQVQTAAELQEIWETDPRWDGVERTYTAEDVIRIRGSVREESTLAHRGAENLWNLLHTEDYVRALGAYTGGQAVQQVRAGLKAIYLSGWQVAADGNLAGQTYPDQSLYPANSVPAVVRRINNALIRQDQLEHAESFDGAGEITQDWLAPIVADAEAGFGGPLNAYELAQSLIQAGAAGIHWEDQLASEKKCGHLGGKVLVPTQQHIRTLNAARLAADVAGVPTVIIARTDALAADLLTSDVDERDQQFTTGERTNEGFYRIRPGIESVISRGLAFAPYADLLWVETGEPDIALAREFAAAVHAEFPGKLLAYNCSPSFNWKSHLSDAEIATFQQELADLGYKFQFITLAGFHAVNHSMFDLARGYAERAMSAYVELQEAEFAAEAHGYTATKHQREAGTGYFDVISTALNPDSATLALAGSTEAAQFH; encoded by the coding sequence ATGACGAACACCACAGGAACCCCCGCACCCCGCCCCGCCGGCCTGCGAGCCGGCGACCAGGTGCAGACCGCCGCGGAACTCCAGGAGATCTGGGAGACCGACCCCCGCTGGGACGGCGTCGAGCGCACCTACACCGCGGAGGACGTCATCCGCATCCGCGGCTCGGTCCGCGAGGAGTCGACGCTCGCCCACCGCGGCGCCGAGAACCTCTGGAACCTCCTGCACACCGAGGACTACGTGCGGGCACTCGGCGCCTACACCGGCGGCCAGGCCGTGCAGCAGGTGCGGGCCGGACTCAAGGCCATCTACCTCTCGGGGTGGCAGGTCGCCGCCGACGGCAACCTCGCGGGCCAGACCTACCCGGACCAGTCCCTGTACCCGGCGAACTCGGTGCCGGCGGTCGTCCGCCGCATCAACAACGCGCTGATCCGGCAGGACCAGCTCGAGCACGCCGAGTCGTTCGACGGCGCGGGCGAGATCACCCAGGACTGGCTCGCTCCGATCGTCGCCGATGCCGAAGCCGGGTTCGGCGGGCCGCTGAACGCCTACGAGCTCGCGCAGTCGCTGATCCAGGCGGGCGCCGCCGGCATCCACTGGGAGGACCAGCTGGCCAGCGAGAAGAAATGCGGCCACCTCGGCGGCAAGGTGCTCGTGCCCACCCAGCAGCACATCCGCACCCTGAACGCCGCCCGTCTCGCGGCCGACGTCGCCGGCGTGCCGACCGTCATCATCGCCCGTACCGACGCTCTCGCCGCCGACCTGCTCACGAGCGACGTCGACGAGCGCGACCAGCAGTTCACCACCGGCGAGCGCACGAACGAGGGCTTCTACCGGATCCGCCCCGGCATCGAATCGGTCATCAGCCGCGGCCTCGCCTTCGCCCCCTACGCCGACCTGCTCTGGGTGGAGACGGGCGAGCCCGACATCGCGCTCGCCCGAGAGTTCGCCGCGGCCGTCCACGCCGAGTTCCCCGGCAAGCTCCTCGCGTACAACTGCTCGCCGAGCTTCAACTGGAAGAGCCACCTGTCGGATGCCGAGATCGCGACGTTCCAGCAGGAGCTGGCCGACCTGGGCTACAAGTTCCAGTTCATCACCCTTGCCGGCTTCCACGCCGTGAACCACTCGATGTTCGACCTCGCCCGCGGCTACGCCGAACGCGCCATGAGCGCCTACGTCGAGCTGCAGGAGGCCGAATTCGCCGCCGAGGCCCACGGCTACACCGCCACCAAGCACCAGCGCGAGGCAGGCACCGGCTACTTCGACGTCATCTCCACCGCGCTCAACCCCGACAGCGCGACCCTCGCCCTCGCCGGCTCCACCGAAGCCGCGCAGTTCCACTAA
- a CDS encoding helix-turn-helix transcriptional regulator, with protein sequence MVTADAAEDTDALTIGRRIRQLRTARGMTLEDLAAAVDRAPSQLSMIETGKREPKLTQLQAIARALGVTLDALLEGEPLDERSAIEIALERAMKGQTFQALGIDPFRIAKSVPTEALKALLALHGEIDRLRDERAATPEEARRANVELRHLMRRQDNHFADLEAKASEILAAVRHPGGPLTQRTASEIAAYLGFSLHYAPDLPQTTRSVADLANGRLYLSSSVPAKGDARTAVLQALSSRMLGHAEPRSYAEFLRQRVETNYLTGALLIPEAHVVPALQEAKTRRAISIEDLRDAYSVSYETAAHRFTNLATRHLGIPVHFLKVHESGTITKAYENDDVNFPTDRLGAIEGQMCCRRWTSRVVFDEDDRFNPYYQYTDTGNGTYWCTARVESSSEGLHSVSVGVRFDDTKWFVGRDTPHRGVSKHSVEVCCRRAPADLEERWRENSWPNVKTPRTLLATLPTGSFPGVDTTDVYEFLEAHAPR encoded by the coding sequence ATGGTCACCGCTGACGCCGCAGAAGACACCGACGCCCTCACGATCGGCCGGCGTATCCGCCAGCTGCGCACGGCGCGGGGGATGACCCTCGAAGACCTGGCTGCGGCCGTCGACCGCGCCCCGAGTCAGCTGTCGATGATCGAGACCGGCAAACGCGAGCCGAAGCTCACCCAGCTGCAGGCGATCGCTCGGGCTCTCGGCGTCACGCTCGATGCCCTGCTGGAAGGAGAGCCTCTGGATGAGCGGAGCGCGATCGAGATCGCCCTGGAGCGCGCGATGAAGGGGCAGACCTTCCAGGCGCTCGGCATCGACCCGTTCCGCATCGCCAAGTCCGTGCCGACCGAGGCGCTCAAGGCGCTGCTCGCGCTGCACGGCGAGATCGACCGCCTCCGCGACGAGCGGGCAGCGACTCCGGAAGAGGCCCGCCGCGCCAACGTCGAACTCCGGCACCTCATGCGGCGGCAGGACAACCACTTCGCGGACCTCGAGGCGAAGGCCTCCGAGATACTCGCCGCCGTGCGGCATCCGGGCGGACCGCTCACGCAGCGCACGGCATCCGAGATCGCCGCGTATCTCGGCTTCTCGCTGCACTACGCACCCGACCTCCCGCAGACCACCCGCAGCGTCGCGGATCTGGCGAACGGCCGACTGTATCTGTCGAGCAGCGTGCCCGCGAAGGGGGATGCGCGCACCGCCGTGCTGCAGGCGCTCTCCAGTCGGATGCTGGGGCATGCAGAGCCGCGGAGCTACGCGGAGTTCCTGCGTCAGCGCGTAGAGACCAACTACCTCACCGGCGCCCTGCTCATCCCGGAGGCCCACGTGGTTCCCGCATTGCAGGAGGCCAAGACGCGCCGTGCGATCTCGATCGAAGACCTGCGCGACGCCTACTCGGTGTCGTACGAGACGGCGGCGCACCGTTTCACGAACCTCGCGACCCGCCATCTCGGCATCCCGGTGCACTTTCTGAAGGTGCACGAATCCGGCACGATCACCAAGGCGTACGAGAACGACGACGTCAACTTCCCGACCGACCGGCTCGGCGCCATCGAGGGGCAGATGTGCTGCCGCCGGTGGACCAGCCGCGTGGTCTTCGACGAGGACGACCGCTTCAATCCGTACTACCAGTACACCGACACGGGGAACGGCACGTACTGGTGCACCGCCCGCGTCGAGTCGTCCAGCGAAGGACTGCACTCCGTGAGCGTGGGTGTGCGCTTCGACGACACCAAGTGGTTCGTCGGGAGGGACACTCCGCATCGCGGGGTGTCGAAGCACTCGGTCGAGGTGTGCTGCCGCCGGGCGCCGGCCGACCTCGAGGAGCGCTGGCGGGAGAATTCCTGGCCGAACGTGAAGACCCCGCGCACCCTGCTGGCGACGTTGCCGACCGGCAGCTTCCCCGGGGTGGACACCACCGACGTGTACGAGTTCCTCGAGGCGCACGCGCCGCGCTGA
- a CDS encoding AAA family ATPase produces the protein MPVLHLLAGPNGSGKSTYVDHILGPATGLPFVNADLIAAEHWPADPAEHAYEASRRAADARTELLVAQRSFITETVFSHPSKVDLVAEAVGRGYLVHLHVMLLPVDVSVARVAERVRAGGHDVPEHKIRERHARLWELIAQARRVADRVEFFDNSTARAPFRLVATYEQGTPVGAVDWPAWTPAAIAG, from the coding sequence GTGCCGGTCCTCCACCTGCTCGCCGGACCGAACGGTTCCGGCAAGTCCACTTACGTCGACCACATCCTCGGGCCCGCGACCGGTCTCCCTTTCGTCAACGCAGATCTGATCGCAGCGGAGCACTGGCCCGCCGACCCGGCCGAGCATGCCTATGAGGCATCGCGGCGTGCGGCCGACGCTCGCACCGAGTTGCTGGTCGCGCAGAGATCGTTCATCACAGAAACCGTCTTCAGCCACCCCAGCAAGGTCGACCTCGTCGCCGAAGCGGTCGGTCGCGGCTATCTCGTGCATCTTCACGTCATGCTGCTTCCGGTGGACGTGAGCGTGGCCCGCGTGGCCGAACGCGTGCGAGCAGGCGGGCACGATGTTCCCGAGCACAAGATCCGCGAGAGGCATGCTCGGCTGTGGGAACTGATCGCGCAGGCCCGTCGTGTCGCAGATCGCGTGGAGTTCTTCGACAACAGCACCGCGCGCGCGCCGTTCCGCCTCGTCGCGACGTACGAACAGGGAACGCCGGTGGGCGCAGTCGACTGGCCGGCGTGGACGCCGGCCGCCATCGCCGGCTGA
- a CDS encoding glucoamylase family protein, translating into MSTVATVGLVVSGLTLAGPAAAGDDRSGTRDLKRWAEDTWQSLVAMTDEETGLPADNVTGDLETASAYTSPTNIGGYLWSTVTARDLKVISAAEARSRLSATLDTLSELERNDASGMFYNWYSPTTGEKLTTWPDSGDPVYPFLSTVDNGWLAAALRIVREAEPRLAAQADALYDSMDFASFFDPAGAAGLPAGTNRGGFWDAAPPDCSVEAPMYNGSGETAYYTCHHYDTTVSESRIATYLGIANGQIPAKALNGTHRTMPPGCDFAWQEQLPQGEYRTYDGVEVWEGAYSYDGMSFVPSWGGSMFESLMPDLLVPETKWGPKSWKLNHPITVAVQKQHGLDEAGYGYWGFSPASNPFGGYAEYGVDIAGMRSDGYTSDAEQTDVDIDRPGCTAGTNPAPEFGDGVVTPHAAFLALPYDRKGVMSNLRGIEHDLGAYGPGGFYDAVAVHSGTIAERYLSLDQSMIMAAIGNELTKDKLKDYFVDRDMEKRLRPAMKQQDFGSSWGAGGGHKG; encoded by the coding sequence ATGAGCACAGTGGCGACCGTCGGACTGGTCGTCTCCGGACTGACTCTCGCCGGCCCCGCGGCGGCGGGCGACGACCGATCGGGCACCCGCGACCTGAAGCGATGGGCAGAGGACACCTGGCAATCCCTGGTGGCGATGACCGATGAGGAGACGGGGCTTCCGGCCGACAACGTCACCGGTGACCTCGAGACGGCGAGCGCATACACCTCGCCCACGAACATCGGCGGCTACCTCTGGTCGACCGTCACGGCGCGCGACCTCAAGGTCATCAGCGCCGCCGAGGCGCGCTCCCGCCTCTCGGCCACCCTCGACACCCTGTCGGAGCTCGAGCGCAACGACGCGAGCGGCATGTTCTACAACTGGTACTCCCCGACGACGGGGGAGAAGCTGACGACCTGGCCCGACTCCGGAGACCCCGTGTACCCGTTCCTCAGCACAGTGGACAACGGATGGCTGGCGGCCGCGCTGCGCATCGTGCGCGAGGCCGAGCCCCGGCTCGCGGCCCAGGCCGATGCCCTCTACGACTCGATGGACTTCGCCTCGTTCTTCGACCCCGCGGGTGCGGCCGGGCTCCCCGCCGGCACGAACCGGGGCGGATTCTGGGATGCGGCGCCCCCGGACTGCAGCGTCGAGGCGCCGATGTACAACGGATCGGGCGAGACCGCCTACTACACGTGTCATCACTACGACACGACGGTGAGTGAGAGTCGCATCGCGACCTACCTCGGCATCGCCAACGGGCAGATCCCCGCGAAGGCGCTGAACGGCACGCACCGCACGATGCCCCCTGGCTGCGACTTCGCCTGGCAGGAGCAGCTCCCGCAGGGGGAGTACCGCACCTACGACGGCGTCGAGGTCTGGGAGGGCGCGTACAGCTACGACGGCATGTCCTTCGTGCCCAGCTGGGGCGGCAGCATGTTCGAATCGCTGATGCCCGACCTCCTCGTCCCCGAGACGAAGTGGGGACCGAAGTCCTGGAAGCTGAACCACCCGATCACGGTCGCCGTGCAGAAGCAGCACGGACTCGATGAGGCCGGCTACGGCTATTGGGGCTTCTCGCCCGCCAGCAACCCGTTCGGCGGGTACGCCGAGTACGGGGTCGACATCGCGGGGATGCGGTCCGACGGCTACACCTCCGACGCCGAGCAGACCGACGTCGACATCGACCGCCCCGGGTGCACGGCAGGCACGAATCCCGCGCCCGAGTTCGGCGACGGCGTCGTCACCCCGCACGCCGCGTTCCTCGCCCTGCCCTACGACCGCAAGGGCGTGATGAGCAACCTCCGCGGCATCGAGCACGACCTCGGCGCCTACGGCCCCGGCGGGTTCTACGACGCCGTGGCGGTGCACAGCGGCACGATCGCGGAGCGGTACCTGTCGCTCGACCAGTCGATGATCATGGCGGCGATCGGCAACGAGCTCACGAAAGATAAGCTCAAGGACTACTTCGTCGATCGCGACATGGAGAAGCGTCTTCGGCCCGCGATGAAGCAGCAGGATTTCGGATCGTCGTGGGGCGCCGGAGGCGGCCACAAGGGCTGA